Genomic DNA from Calonectris borealis chromosome 4, bCalBor7.hap1.2, whole genome shotgun sequence:
TGCTGCTTGGTTTTCTCACACAAGGCGGAAGTCAACATCCCGGCCAAAAAGGGAAATgagagccccccctcccccaaaaaacccctggCACTACGAAAAACACCCCCGGTAAAACACCAAGAATCGCAAAACATGTCACCTGCTTTCAGGGTGTGGGGTTAAGGTGGAGGAAACATGCCCGGTTAATCTCAGCACAGCTTGCTGACCTCCTCCACTTCATTCGGTCCCCTGTAGCGTGTGGCACATTTAAATGGCATTGGCCAGGCCAGAAGGTGAAATATAAAATGGATTTGCACAATTCggttttgaaataaatggaagaGGAGGCATGCACACACTACTCCTCAGGATCTTCAACGTTTTCACTAGATTTGTAGGTGTATACACAGGATGCAAGAAAAAAGGTTCAGGTCAGTGtgttagcatttttttcttcatagtcaGGAAAAGGTCTCACGTTGGTTTCTCCCGAAGCGGAATATAAAGATGCCTGTGTTATAACAGGGAAAAGTCAGAGGTGTGCCAAACAAATTGGTCTGCAATCCAATCTGGGAGGGACAAATCATGTTAAAAAGTGAATTTCATTTCCAAATACAACAAAATGGCATCTTCTGTGTTACACATTGGGTATTTAAAAGAGATCCCATGGTAACAAATTCAGCAGAGGTAAGAGATTGCTCAGGAGTAGCTAGAAAACAAATTCCTTTCTtggtatttatttacttttataaaGCCCAACCAGTTAAAAGTTGGAGGTGGGAGGGACTGCCCTTCCTTCCATGAATTTGTGCAGATTCAAGACTAAAGGACTAAAATCTGTCTGCTGCTGGTTTAGAAGAAAACCTATACTTGAGGAAAACATCTTTCCTGTTCAATAggcgggtggtggtggggaaacaCTCTGTACTGCACTAGCTTACACCAGAAGCAGGAAAGGTCTCAGAAATGTCCTGGATAATAATGCACCAGCTCAGCACAAGCAGATTAGTTCTCCTTATGGGACAGATTTTGTGTTGATCTCACTGCTAGCACGGCATGTTGTTACCTAGCACCACAGCTAGTTGGTGGACAGCAGGCTAGAGCTACACAGCTCCCTTTAAACTTTGCTCCAACAGAGCAGATGCTCTCAGACACCCCATGTCAGTACTGACTTTGAGGAGTGGCTGAATTGGAGTCCCTCTTACAGTCAAGACCCTGTACAACCAGCCTTTTTAGCTGTGAGGATGGATTTACTCATGTTTTCCAGGTGAAACCACTCCTAACACATGGGAGCAACCAGCAGGAGGTGCAGAGGGTCTTAGTCACCTCAGTGGAGTGTTCATTTTCAGACTGCCTGCCTGTTTTTCTGGCATTACTCCATTAATTGATGATCCTTCTGTTTAATCTTCAGCTTGTTTTCCTTCTAGAATAACCTAAGAAAATGAGTACAGAGACCTAGTGTCTACCACTTGCAGCAAAGAATGTGTCTCGCTTCTGCTACAGCTTTACTGTTGTTATTTATAATTTAGTTGTGTTTTGAATTTTCCCTGGAGTGGGCTATTTCTTATCTTTTCTCTCCTTCACTTTCTGAAGGCATCCAACTATAGAAAACCTGGCTTAAGTACAGCCCAGCGGAAGAAAAGTGGCTTGAAACCTGAACttacagaagagcaaaagcaggaAATCAGAGAAGCTTTTGATTTGTTTGATACTGACGGATCTGGAAGCATCGACATAAAAGAACTGAAggttttcaaacttctttttcttcgATGTAAATAGCTTTGATCTCAAAATTGtagctgctttttctgtttgtccaGCCCTAAcgattttaaaatagttttggagTACAAATAAGAATAACGGCTTGCTGTCATGACTGAATTTGGGGTGTACTACATGGTTAACTTGAGAAAGCTCTGTATGTAATACTTCAGAGCAGACAGGCTTCTCTTAATACATGGATAGTAGGTCAGATAGCTTTGAATATCTGAGCATTAGAGGAACTAAACAGTTCCTCTGTTTACGTACACACAGAACACATTTCAGTTTTCATGACTGGCTAAGGTCATTGTTTCTGGGAAGTggactttgttgttgttttgggatGAATATCAGAAtattaaattttttcttcatctcagaACTAAACATAGATTTTGCACACATTCAGAAAGAAACACCCATATTTTCATATACATAATCCAAAAATTacctgttttttaatttaaaaaagaagaaaacagagatccGAGTTGCATTTCAGTAGCAATTCAGGTAGtggtgtgcgtgtgtgcgtaCACGTGCATACACACAGTGCTACAAAGGGGAAGATTATTCTCAGTTCTCTCCCTATGTTTTTATGTGTCTGATCTTTTTTTAAGCATGAACCTTTTATCTCCTTGACCTTGATttctcacatacacacactctgCCTCAATTTCTGCGTATGTAACCTAGAAGCATGAGTTGCCTAAGCCTGTGACTTATCTCAGGATTTATTTGGAAGTACTTATGCTTGGTAAGGAGAGCATGAATGCAGATTATACATGttaaaatacagttcttaaaATGGTCTGAAACATTTTAGCATCAACCATCTAatgctatgtttttctttttcaaaattaattcaaaataatgGATATTTATCATAGAAGGTGTTCCTCTCTGAAAGGCAAACCGGAACATTTTCAGTTGTCCCATCGCAAGAAACTGGTCAGAAAACACACTTCAGTTAAGTTTCTGGCAAGTTGGCACTTTGCAGTAGAAGAGTGTTTAGCGAGAAAATTTCTGCCTAATATTAACTATTGATTTCCACTAGAGCATATATGAAGAACGAATGTTCACAGTTCGAATCTTCCTCTAGTTATGTGTTCTTGAAACTTCAGTCTCTGAATTAAATATGCTGTAATCATCTGGCACACCAGGATTGTGAAATTACTATTAAACACCCAAGTAGGAAAATCGTTTTAGGCTGATGAAATGCCAGAGCTTGGTTTTAAACAATGTTAATATTAAGCATTTGTACAACAATTTACACAACTGTTTTTACAGTAATACTTTGCTTGTGCTCTGTAAGGCTCAGaaggtttgcttttctttgcctcaACTAGCACAGCAGTCAGTCTTTGCTTTGCTGAGGCTGAGACACTTAGAGAATATTGTCAGTTCCcacccctcccgctcccccctcctCACCACCTAGCCAGAAGCACCAAGAGCTACGCGTATGGATTTCTTCTATCTCTGTGTACTGGACTGTGTAAGTTAACTGCATATAATTCTGCACCCATCAAAATTAATGGGCATTCTGCCCTTAATTTCAAATGGAGCAAGATCACATCCCTGGTCTCCAATCTCCCTTGAAGTCCCATTTTGATAATCTAGTCACTTTAGGAACTATGAAGTTTGGAACCTTTACTTAATTGAGACACAAAAAGTTTCTCTTAGTTTCAGAAATATATCCATGTTCCACATGGATCTAAAGATGAAACAAGCTGGTAAGAGATATCAGGATGTTTTCACCGCAGTGAGTTATTACTAGTTTTGGACAAGGAAATCAAACAAGCTTTAGTGCAGCTGCTGACACTGTAATTCTGGTGGCCTCCTAACAGAATTGCTTTTTGGTGCAGGTTGCGATGCGTGCTTTAGGCTTTGAgccaaagaaggaagaaattaagaaaatgataGCAGATATTGACAAAGAAGGAAGCGGCACCATTGACTTTGAAGACTTTTTGGCTATGATGACGCAAAAAATGGTAGGAATTCTTAACAGAAATTCTTGTGATAGcgtaaaaaaaatactgaaaaggaatATCTCGGTGGCAGGTGTTTTCTAATTAATGTATGTTTTACTCTTGTTTTAAGAGTGAAAAGGATTCAAAAGAAGAGATCTTGAAAGCTTTCAGATTATTTGATGATGATGGGACAGGAAAAATTTCATTCAAAAACTTGAAAAGGGTTGCCAAGGAGCTGGGAGAAAATTTAACAGATGAAGAACTTCAGGTAAATTCTGATTTGCCAGAGCTTTCCTGACAGGCACAGACCAATCCCGTAGCTCCTAAGGATTGGGTGGAAATTTATGCCTATACAAAAAGGGCTGAGAGGTCAGAAATACCAAGAGCaatcaaatacatatttacattttcacATGAAGTGCTtctgatttgttgttgttgttttaatgaaTGGAAGATCTTGTACTTAGAGTCCAGTGCCTGATCAAATGTACAATGTGTTTTGTAGGAAATGATTGATGAAGCTGATcgagatggagatggagaagtAAGTGAGCAAGAATTTCTGAGAATCATGAAGAAAACTAGCTTG
This window encodes:
- the LOC142082234 gene encoding uncharacterized protein LOC142082234 isoform X1, with product MASNYRKPGLSTAQRKKSGLKPELTEEQKQEIREAFDLFDTDGSGSIDIKELKVAMRALGFEPKKEEIKKMIADIDKEGSGTIDFEDFLAMMTQKMSEKDSKEEILKAFRLFDDDGTGKISFKNLKRVAKELGENLTDEELQEMIDEADRDGDGEVSEQEFLRIMKKTSLY
- the LOC142082234 gene encoding uncharacterized protein LOC142082234 isoform X2; the encoded protein is MRALGFEPKKEEIKKMIADIDKEGSGTIDFEDFLAMMTQKMSEKDSKEEILKAFRLFDDDGTGKISFKNLKRVAKELGENLTDEELQEMIDEADRDGDGEVSEQEFLRIMKKTSLY